Sequence from the Drosophila innubila isolate TH190305 chromosome 3L unlocalized genomic scaffold, UK_Dinn_1.0 0_D_3L, whole genome shotgun sequence genome:
aaaaaaatttatctatttagGGTGGCACTCTCATTCAAATGGAGAACAAGCTGCGCTTGCTGGAAATTGCTCAGGTGCCACCAGAGCATGTGGATGACTTCAAGTCGGTCAAGACCTTCAAGTTCTTCAACACTAACAATATTTGGGCCAACCTGGCAGGTatataacaaaacaaagtctACTTTTAGGCTGTGATTAAAATGCTTTACTTATTTTCTGCAGCTATTGATCGCGTTTTGAGGGAACGCACACTGAACATGGAGattattgttaataacaaGACATTGGAGAATGGACTGCGTGTTGTGCAGCTGGAGACGGCAGTGGGTGCGGCCATGAAGTGCTTTGATGGCGCCATTGGCATTAATGTGCCACGTTCCCGTTTCTTGCCTGTGAAGAAATCCTCAGATCTGTTGCTGGTCATGTCCAATTTGTATACGTTGAAGAATGGCAGTTTGGTGATGTCACCGCAACGCATGTTCCCCACCACACCGCTTGTCAAACTGGGCGAAAATCATTTCTCCAAAGTCAAGGAGTTCTTGGGTAGATTTGCCAACATACCCGACATTATTGAGCTCGATCATTTGACGGTCAGCGGTGATGTGACCTTCGGACGTGGCGTCTCCTTGAGGGTGAGTTTATTTCTGTATttcgtaatttaaaaattgattaaaaatatcaatttatatgcattatataaaaattttaactcaaatattttatgcagtGATTGGTTCCTAATTTTTCTGCTTACTCTATTTCAGGGCACTGTGATTATTATTGCTAATCATGGTGATCGTATTGATATACCCGCTGGCGCCATTTTGGAGAACAAAATCGTATCTGGCAACATGCGCATCTTGGATCATTAAGCaattaattgatatatatatatatatacatactatataagatgtatatatatgtgtgataTATGCCAGAATCTATCATTATCTCTGTAGCATAATTAACTAAGTTTATGTAGTAGCCATGTTCAAGAGTTCCAAATTATCTAACGCGTTTCATTTAGCTCAATTGTTGTTAATAAGCACAAAGTGTCATTtagtatatatacttatatatatttatataaaaagtgcTTCAGATTTGTATATAGCTAAGTCCATGAGAGTTTTTAAACACATTTGCGAAATTgagtcaaatttaaatattgaataaaggcatgtttatataattaactaTAAGCAACAATTTAATCTATACAAATTCGATGTGTACTTACAATAATTTGCTATATTCTATTAACTAATCTAGATCATCTATCAGCTGATAATCGGAAGATAGATTTCCCAATTTGATACCCTTGGAGAGCAACTCGTTTGCTATTTTTCTTTGacttgttgttggctttgatTGACAGACAAATCCCACAACGATTCCCTCGAATTGCGGCACATCACAGCTGTGGTTCCAACCGCGACCCACATAAACGTTGCCATCGCCACCCACCACAAAATTGTAGTTGATGTCCTTGTGATGATCACTCTCGATGTGAAAGGTTTGCAAGAATCGAATGCGAAAGGTGCAACTAGCTTGTGAGTCACAGGAATCCGATGATGTGCATTCAAAGCGCACTTTTTTGACAGGTAATTGTAGGGGCAGCAATATTTCCACCGACGGTTGAGCCAACCAGACGGGACGATCCACAAGTCTTAATGGTTCCTGGTTGAGACGACGCACTGTAATTGGAAAACGAAAgcaattgcattaaattggaCAGGGACAAGTGAAAGCAGAAAGCGAAATCAACCAAAAAATTCCCAAAGTTCCAtaatttttgggagatttaaGGTTGGTTTCTTTTTCTGTGCCACCTCTGGTAAAAACCAGtttcttaaatcaaaaatattagtttgaaaaatgttattattatcttgTATAAAAAAGCTTTAAGAAAAAACACATATAAAACTTTGACACCCTTGCAattcgaatttcgcaaaacgccTTCTTATCTCACATTGAATTTCTCTCAGATGTATTGTgtacaaaatttcaacttcCTACGACATGAGGTTTGTCTTGTGTAATGCTCAgtagtcaggacaaagagttttatatgcatataaaattgatttagttATGTTGTTTGAAAATATCAGCCTACTAGGTCTTAAGGTttgctcagtcagtcaggacaaagagttttatatacatataaaattgtttcatctattttgtgtgaaaatttctgCCTACTAGGCCTTAAGGTTTGcactgtgcaatgatcagtcagtcagtgagtctggacaaagaattttatatatatagataagtaACTAAGAAAATACTTTGAAAGAAATACacatgaattaaaaaaataaatattttagttgctaaaaatcaataatttttgtcCAAAAAATTAGTTGAGAAAATCAATGTTTTTTTAGCAGTGTAAACTTACGCGTAATCACGTCCTCAGACCAGCGTGGCCAGAGTTTCATCAGTTCGAACAACTTCTCGCCAGGACTCTCCGTGGCACTCAATTGCCTATGGGCATAGATGTGATAATCCGTGTCTAATTTATGCAATCGAACTCCCTCCTCCATCAGTCTTCTGGCTGCCCacaattgtttcttttttggtgGCACACTGATAAAGGTGCCTATGAAGGCAATGCTTATGGATACCGCTCCATAACCCCTCACATGTTGACCCTGAGCCTGCCAGCCGCGTCCCACATACACCTGTCCATCGCCACCAACCAGAAAGTTGTAAGCAATGTCTGTAAATCCCATAGATTTCATATGAAACGTTTGTATCATGCGCATTCTATAAATGCATTCTTCctgaaattattaattgatatttaatgaaataatttctataaatggGATAATTTTTTAGGCAGGAAAAGATcgcattattttataaaaacttaattttaaagcatttctcgacttcaaaatttgtataattatttttttgtattttaaatgaattgagAATACGAAAAACGCAATTGTGTGAAAACTCTCTATGgagaaattcaattgtttttcaaaaaaaagtaCACCTACCTCTCTCTCGCATCCCTCCGTCGCTGTGTGATGTATAATAACATGAGAAATAGGCGCAATGAGGGTTTCAACCCTACTCGGGGGTTCCCCCAGCCATTCGCTGCGATCGAGAATGCGCAAACCTCTGCTAAGCGTGTCGACATTTCTAGCTGCAATGCATCGATTAATATGTTTTAGAACTTATCGATAGAGATGGTTCATTATCAACGTACTCATCATCCAGACAAAGTAAACGATGGCTGTGGAGACCAGAATCATGAGAACACCACATAACCATATCAGACCCCTCATATGTTTGCCATTTGTATGCGCTGCTTGATCCTCAACGTTCTCTGATCTCGTTTGTACGTTTTTCATAATGAATACAGAATACGCAATCGATTCAATCAGCTCggagtttattttctttttcttattttagaGCGCTCGCTGCGCTGTCTTCTTGCTAAGCCGGTTGCCCGATCTGAACTGAACTGCGAACTTGTTGATAAACCGCAAATTGCTAACACACGTACTCTACacaatatacacatacacatgtgctacgttttgtttgtttattttttttaatggtagCAAAAAATCCCCGCACTGaaatgtgcaacaacaataacgtgACAATGAGCTTTTGTCTGAGCGCAAATTAAGTTATGAGACGCTCGTTTTAAAAGCTCTgcttataccctgtaagcttGGGAGGATAATGGGGTAGTTACAGATGGGAAAATGatgaagtaaataaaaattttaaatggaacTTAGGAAATGTTAAAGCCATTTAGtgcaagtttttaattttttttaaaatagtatcattatattgcattaaatattttctcttttaaGTTGTTATATAAAGTGAACCTAACATATATTTCCAGAGTATTTTCATAGTCGTTAGTACGActctttattcaattttaacacTATCTCTTAGATGTTTTGTCTGTATTTGTAATGTTCTGTCTTCTCTGAGTTATACTATCAGCTGAAATTTTTCACATATGGTGTATGGTGTATTACGCATTTGGGATCATCATGTCTGAAGCAGAGCTCTAGACAACGCTTTCAATTGAATCACGTAGATTCTGGAAAAACCGGGAATAAATACGCGATTAGACCCATTacaaatcttaataaaaaaataatttcatatatattttcttacatttttttatttgattttatcacAATTGTGAAAAAACAAGTCTTAATATTAGCTTAATCAAATATGCCACAtaacatattataatatacCAGAGTTCTTCGCTTTCTGCTcgctattatatttttctttactttacttCTTTATCTTgcttatgaattttaatttcaatatcagaAATACTCAccgaaaatatattataactttaattagaaaatatatttatatattttaactttaattagaaaatatatttatatgcaagaAGATAatatttcgatttatttttgagCTTTCTTACAAACTCTAAGAATTTACAACTTCAGATTTATTGTCCATACACCaaagttattatattttatttgtccaATGTGGCCATTTCTGTATGATGCCGTACAGCAATTCTCCGGGACTTTCGGTGGGACTTAGTTGACGTTGTCCGTAGAGTTTATAGTTGGGAACGAGCTTCTTGAGGCGCACACCTTCCTCCAGCAGGAGCTGACAGGCATGGAGTTGTTGCTCTGTTGGCcttatttgaataaaagtgcCAATGAAAGAGATGCCAATGCTATCGACATTATAGCCTCTTGTATGTGCACCCTGGTCATCCCAGCCGCGACCCTCGTAGACGAGTCCATCGCCACCAATGAGAAAATTGTAGCCAATGTGATCCCAATTCCAGCTATCCATGACAAAGTTCTGCAGCACACGGACTCGATCGGCACAAACATCCTTGCAGTTAATTAGAATATAAGAGaataattaagatttaaatttatgacattacTTACCTTTGATTCACAGCCTTCGGCACCGGTATGCGATATAATCACACGATGTACGGGAAGGTCTACTTTGGTGAGATTCCCTTTTGACTGTCTTCCTCCCCAGTTGTCCACACTGATCACCTGCAGTGACACTGTGCCACGAATTagatttgttattaattataaatttaaacaccTTCATATTCCagtcaatt
This genomic interval carries:
- the LOC117786237 gene encoding peptidoglycan-recognition protein LF-like, yielding MKNLQTEFENVEVPVPNRNGKHRRCLIWLCGVLILLVSAAIVYFVWPTSSNKVSLQVISVDNWGGRQSKGNLTKVDLPVHRVIISHTGAEGCESKDVCADRVRVLQNFVMDSWNWDHIGYNFLIGGDGLVYEGRGWDDQGAHTRGYNVDSIGISFIGTFIQIRPTEQQLHACQLLLEEGVRLKKLVPNYKLYGQRQLSPTESPGELLYGIIQKWPHWTNKI
- the LOC117786438 gene encoding peptidoglycan-recognition protein LF — translated: MKNVQTRSENVEDQAAHTNGKHMRGLIWLCGVLMILVSTAIVYFVWMMTRNVDTLSRGLRILDRSEWLGEPPSRVETLIAPISHVIIHHTATEGCEREEECIYRMRMIQTFHMKSMGFTDIAYNFLVGGDGQVYVGRGWQAQGQHVRGYGAVSISIAFIGTFISVPPKKKQLWAARRLMEEGVRLHKLDTDYHIYAHRQLSATESPGEKLFELMKLWPRWSEDVITLRRLNQEPLRLVDRPVWLAQPSVEILLPLQLPVKKVRFECTSSDSCDSQASCTFRIRFLQTFHIESDHHKDINYNFVVGGDGNVYVGRGWNHSCDVPQFEGIVVGFVCQSKPTTSQRKIANELLSKGIKLGNLSSDYQLIDDLD